In candidate division TA06 bacterium B3_TA06, the following are encoded in one genomic region:
- a CDS encoding leucine--tRNA ligase, with translation MKYSYKEIEAKWLKRWQEWKLYDTPVDPERKFYQLEMFLYTSGDIHIGHFRNYIIGDFMWRYKRMHGYQLLHPFGFDAFGLPAEEAAIKRGGSPRKWTETNIDTATETIKALGLSYDWSREVRTCDPRYYRWTQWLFIKLYEKGLAYRDTGLVNWCPACNTVLANEQVIGGKCWRCQAQVEKKELVQWYFKITDYAQRLLDNLDKLKDWPEPIKIMQRNWIGRSDGAELIFELKDNPQIKLPIFTTRPDTVYGVTFMAIAPEHKLVSKLLDRMPNKDKVKAYRDAALLKSEIERLAENREKDGVDTGLRVRNPFNNEDVQLWVADYVLASYGTGMVMAVPAHDQRDFEFAKRYGIPIKIVIQPPDSKLVLSEMEAAYVEPGVMVSSGPFDGISSVEGIRKVAEYAAEEGFGKPAVSYRLRDWLISRQRYWGAPIPMIHCPKCGMVPVPAEELPALLPDESKINFVPKARSPLESVPEFINVSCPKCGGNAKRDTDTMDTFVDSAWYHLRYVDPKNDKEIFSKAEAEKWLPIDLYIGGDEHATGHLIYFRFITMFLYDLGICPVQEPVIKLFNHGMVLDENGDVMSKSKGNAVSPRELIDRIGVDAARVAMLFFAPPGREVLWSEKGLKGSTRFLERVYSEITKSTTIQPEFFDRSTLEWPDDELYVAIERTVKQVSEDIGRMSYNTAVARMMEFMNRFSMLPLEPNAVVRYAVTKFVQILAPFAPFIAEELWEALGNNESIFESQWPEFDKEAVIEKVVEIPIQVNGKVRTVIAVHKGTSKDEIIAMARADDVVKKYLVAEPRKIIFVPDRLLNFVV, from the coding sequence ATGAAGTATTCTTATAAGGAGATTGAAGCCAAGTGGCTTAAGCGCTGGCAGGAATGGAAGTTGTACGACACACCGGTAGATCCTGAACGCAAGTTCTATCAGCTGGAGATGTTCCTTTACACCTCTGGCGACATCCACATCGGCCACTTTAGAAATTATATCATCGGCGACTTTATGTGGCGTTACAAGCGCATGCATGGATACCAGCTGCTTCATCCCTTCGGGTTCGACGCGTTCGGTCTGCCTGCCGAAGAAGCGGCCATAAAGCGTGGGGGATCGCCACGGAAATGGACAGAGACTAACATTGATACTGCCACTGAGACTATAAAAGCCCTCGGCTTAAGCTACGATTGGTCAAGGGAGGTGCGAACCTGCGATCCTCGCTATTACCGCTGGACCCAGTGGCTGTTCATCAAGCTCTATGAAAAGGGGCTGGCGTATCGGGACACTGGCTTAGTAAACTGGTGCCCCGCCTGCAATACGGTGCTGGCCAACGAACAGGTGATCGGTGGCAAATGCTGGCGCTGCCAGGCTCAGGTCGAAAAGAAGGAACTGGTGCAGTGGTACTTCAAGATCACGGATTACGCCCAGAGGCTGCTTGATAACCTGGACAAACTTAAAGACTGGCCAGAACCTATAAAGATCATGCAGCGCAACTGGATAGGCCGCAGCGATGGTGCCGAGTTGATATTTGAGTTGAAGGATAACCCCCAGATCAAGTTGCCGATATTCACGACCAGACCGGACACCGTCTACGGGGTCACTTTCATGGCCATTGCACCCGAGCACAAGCTGGTCTCCAAGCTCCTCGATAGGATGCCGAACAAGGACAAGGTGAAGGCGTACCGGGATGCCGCCCTTTTGAAATCTGAGATCGAGCGCCTGGCCGAGAACAGGGAGAAGGACGGGGTGGATACCGGCTTGAGAGTTCGTAACCCGTTCAATAACGAGGACGTGCAGCTATGGGTGGCCGACTACGTGCTGGCTTCATACGGAACAGGCATGGTGATGGCCGTACCTGCACATGATCAGCGCGATTTCGAGTTCGCAAAGCGCTACGGCATACCGATCAAGATAGTTATTCAACCGCCGGATTCCAAGCTCGTGCTTTCCGAGATGGAGGCCGCCTACGTTGAGCCGGGTGTGATGGTTTCATCAGGACCGTTCGACGGCATCAGCTCGGTGGAAGGAATAAGGAAGGTTGCGGAGTATGCGGCTGAGGAGGGCTTCGGCAAGCCTGCGGTCTCCTATCGTCTCCGCGACTGGCTCATCTCCAGACAGCGCTACTGGGGTGCGCCCATACCCATGATTCACTGCCCGAAATGCGGTATGGTGCCGGTGCCCGCCGAAGAGCTGCCCGCGCTCCTGCCTGATGAGTCAAAGATCAACTTCGTTCCCAAGGCCCGCTCGCCCCTTGAGTCGGTGCCCGAGTTCATAAACGTCTCCTGCCCCAAGTGCGGAGGTAATGCAAAGCGTGATACCGACACCATGGATACCTTTGTTGACTCGGCCTGGTACCACTTGAGGTATGTGGATCCAAAGAATGACAAGGAGATATTTAGCAAGGCTGAGGCAGAAAAGTGGCTGCCCATAGACCTTTACATTGGTGGCGACGAGCACGCCACCGGACACCTGATCTACTTCCGGTTCATAACCATGTTTTTATACGACTTAGGGATCTGCCCGGTCCAGGAACCGGTCATAAAGCTCTTCAATCACGGGATGGTGCTGGACGAGAACGGTGACGTGATGAGCAAGTCCAAGGGCAACGCGGTCTCGCCTCGAGAACTTATAGACCGCATCGGCGTTGATGCCGCGCGGGTAGCCATGCTCTTCTTCGCCCCGCCAGGACGTGAGGTTCTTTGGTCGGAGAAGGGGCTTAAAGGATCGACACGGTTCCTTGAACGTGTATACTCAGAAATCACTAAGTCTACCACAATTCAACCTGAGTTTTTTGACCGCTCGACGCTTGAATGGCCTGATGATGAACTATACGTTGCCATAGAACGCACTGTCAAGCAAGTCAGCGAAGACATTGGGAGAATGAGCTACAATACCGCAGTAGCAAGAATGATGGAATTCATGAATCGCTTTTCGATGCTTCCTCTCGAACCAAATGCAGTTGTGAGATATGCGGTAACGAAGTTCGTGCAGATATTAGCTCCCTTTGCCCCGTTCATCGCAGAAGAGCTTTGGGAGGCTCTTGGGAACAATGAAAGTATCTTCGAATCACAATGGCCCGAATTCGATAAGGAAGCAGTAATTGAAAAGGTCGTGGAGATCCCGATTCAAGTAAATGGTAAAGTAAGGACAGTAATAGCAGTACACAAGGGCACTTCTAAAGATGAAATTATAGCAATGGCTCGTGCAGATGACGTAGTGAAAAAGTACCTTGTCGCAGAACCGCGCAAGATAATTTTCGTCCCTGATAGGCTTCTTAATTTCGTTGTATAG
- the holA gene encoding DNA polymerase III subunit delta, protein MHITRKELAKRIKARDLPAALLCYGEEAFFHEEILTALRANYGGAGSWGYEVVDAALLDPAQLLASAGTLSFGGETKVTVLRSAHKLKKDQLQALERVASHPAKVREVLRDVLRVVVMMAEKELKATDNLLKWAKGQKITVCHLVSPKPSELTSWLKTQASSKGFSLDDRTVDFMIDLSAGNLMALAQMLTKIDLYRGEGDRVGLKDVEDLLHDSFEKGVYDCVRAVFARDRDRASRELHRVLRFDSREGMLQIIRALSREAFALLKYHELKGRVPSEEMAKELRLGSRRWLLSKEYPERARRWPAERLHRFLMRLAEVDLAVRTTGRDAEAMLEQVVIGNLAPTSVEEFDEVFL, encoded by the coding sequence ATGCACATCACAAGGAAAGAACTAGCAAAACGCATCAAGGCGCGGGATTTACCCGCGGCATTACTTTGCTACGGCGAAGAGGCGTTCTTTCACGAAGAGATTCTGACAGCCCTTCGTGCAAATTACGGCGGAGCAGGAAGTTGGGGCTACGAAGTAGTGGATGCCGCATTGCTTGATCCGGCCCAGCTACTGGCGTCGGCTGGGACCCTCTCGTTCGGAGGGGAAACAAAGGTCACGGTGCTGCGTTCGGCGCACAAGCTCAAGAAAGATCAGCTCCAGGCGCTGGAGCGGGTAGCCTCCCACCCGGCAAAGGTACGCGAGGTGTTACGGGATGTGTTACGGGTCGTGGTTATGATGGCCGAAAAGGAACTGAAAGCAACTGATAACCTTCTCAAATGGGCTAAAGGACAAAAGATCACGGTATGTCATCTAGTCTCACCCAAGCCCAGTGAATTGACATCGTGGCTGAAAACCCAGGCCTCGTCCAAGGGATTCTCGCTTGACGATAGAACCGTGGATTTCATGATCGATCTTTCTGCAGGCAACCTGATGGCGCTGGCACAGATGCTTACGAAGATTGATCTGTACCGCGGTGAAGGGGATAGGGTTGGTCTTAAGGACGTAGAAGATCTCCTGCACGATTCATTTGAGAAGGGGGTTTATGATTGTGTTAGGGCGGTATTTGCCAGAGATCGGGACAGGGCATCAAGGGAATTGCATCGTGTTTTGCGTTTCGATTCAAGGGAAGGCATGCTTCAGATTATTCGTGCTCTTTCCAGGGAGGCATTTGCGCTGCTGAAATATCATGAACTCAAGGGAAGGGTTCCGTCTGAAGAGATGGCGAAAGAGTTGAGATTGGGTTCGCGTAGGTGGCTGCTTTCGAAGGAGTATCCGGAAAGGGCTCGAAGGTGGCCCGCCGAAAGATTGCATCGGTTTCTTATGCGTCTGGCTGAGGTTGACTTGGCTGTCCGTACCACTGGCCGCGATGCAGAGGCGATGCTCGAGCAGGTAGTTATTGGAAATCTGGCACCTACAAGCGTTGAGGAGTTTGATGAAGTATTCTTATAA
- the thiD gene encoding bifunctional hydroxymethylpyrimidine kinase/phosphomethylpyrimidine kinase codes for MNAKVPLALTIAGFDPSGGAGIQEDLKVFHELGVHGLSVVSAITVQSSFGMRRAVVVKPELVSEQINCLLEDRQPAAAKTGLLTTNVLPAIIEFLKKISFPVVVDPIFESGSGLLLASSQMIELYRKEVIPRAALIIPNVPEVERLLDITIVDNSSLEGVARSLLNIGAKAVLIKGGHLKEDQVVDLFLTRTDARRFVKPRRGFRDVHGTGCALSAAITAYLARGSSMADAVASAEAYIDRKLADLLYAGEGTPIINHLK; via the coding sequence ATGAACGCTAAGGTGCCTTTAGCGCTTACCATAGCCGGCTTTGATCCATCTGGCGGTGCCGGTATCCAGGAGGACCTCAAGGTCTTTCACGAACTGGGTGTGCATGGACTTTCAGTAGTCTCAGCGATTACAGTGCAGTCCAGCTTCGGGATGCGCAGGGCCGTAGTGGTTAAGCCTGAACTGGTTTCAGAACAGATCAACTGTCTCTTGGAGGACCGCCAGCCTGCTGCTGCCAAGACCGGTCTTCTTACCACCAACGTTCTGCCTGCGATAATCGAGTTCCTGAAGAAGATTTCGTTCCCTGTGGTGGTTGATCCGATCTTTGAATCCGGTTCAGGCCTTTTGCTTGCCTCCTCCCAGATGATTGAACTCTACAGAAAAGAGGTGATTCCCCGCGCCGCTCTGATCATCCCCAATGTGCCTGAGGTGGAGAGGCTTCTGGATATCACCATCGTTGACAACAGTTCACTTGAAGGGGTCGCGCGTTCTTTGCTCAATATCGGGGCCAAGGCGGTGCTCATTAAGGGCGGGCATCTGAAGGAAGATCAGGTGGTGGATCTTTTCCTTACCCGAACCGATGCCCGCAGATTCGTTAAGCCCAGGCGAGGTTTCCGCGACGTCCACGGTACCGGATGCGCGCTCTCTGCAGCGATAACCGCGTATTTAGCGAGGGGCTCTTCCATGGCCGATGCCGTTGCTTCTGCTGAAGCATACATAGACCGCAAACTGGCCGATCTTTTATATGCCGGTGAGGGCACGCCAATAATCAATCACCTCAAGTAA
- a CDS encoding AIR synthase — MNEEAKFPAIGKVSPEFFNTVIYPALGAKRPEVLVGPHHGVDISIVRTAPGKVMAVTTDPIYIVPPYGWEEAAWFAWHILASDVTTSALPAAYAVFDFNMPMSITEEQFAKIWKVFDRESEKYGVAIIGGHTARYTGTDYPMVGGATFIAVGDEDAYITPQMARPGDILCMTKSAAVEAVGIFSRLFNEKIKEGLGEEVAKKGWEIFNLMSTVDDSLAAARFGVREAGVAAMHDATECGGIGAACEGSEAGRGGREC, encoded by the coding sequence GTGAACGAAGAAGCCAAGTTTCCTGCCATAGGTAAGGTCTCACCGGAGTTCTTCAATACAGTAATCTATCCGGCACTAGGCGCCAAACGCCCCGAGGTTCTGGTAGGTCCCCATCACGGAGTGGATATCTCAATCGTGCGAACCGCACCCGGCAAGGTGATGGCAGTTACCACCGATCCCATCTACATCGTTCCGCCTTACGGTTGGGAAGAGGCGGCGTGGTTCGCCTGGCACATCCTTGCCTCAGACGTCACAACCTCCGCACTTCCTGCGGCCTATGCTGTTTTCGATTTCAACATGCCCATGAGTATCACCGAGGAGCAGTTTGCTAAGATCTGGAAGGTGTTTGACCGCGAGTCAGAGAAGTACGGGGTGGCCATAATCGGCGGGCACACCGCACGTTACACAGGCACCGACTACCCGATGGTCGGAGGCGCCACGTTCATTGCCGTTGGCGATGAGGATGCCTACATCACCCCTCAGATGGCCAGGCCGGGTGACATCCTCTGCATGACCAAGAGCGCCGCGGTTGAAGCCGTTGGCATCTTCTCAAGGCTCTTCAACGAGAAGATAAAGGAAGGATTGGGAGAGGAAGTGGCAAAGAAGGGCTGGGAGATATTCAACCTTATGAGTACGGTGGACGATTCCCTGGCCGCGGCACGGTTCGGTGTGCGTGAAGCCGGTGTGGCCGCCATGCACGATGCCACCGAGTGCGGGGGTATCGGTGCCGCGTGCGAGGGATCGGAGGCGGGTCGTGGCGGGCGAGAGTGTTGA
- the thiE gene encoding thiamine phosphate synthase, translating to MRLPRLYAITDEKVLPNAQLITKVREVLEAGAGFLQLRFKKTPADERLRLGQEIRALTREYNSLLIVNDSPQLANAIEADGVHLGADDPQVPQARGILGKDAIIGVSCYEDMDLVKRWTPEDISYIGLSSPYPSTTKHKEVVPLDKFKELVAASRLPCYAIGGIAPERVGEMLDAGCYGVAVISAVFGAGNPAYETKRFLAELDRLNW from the coding sequence ATGAGGCTACCACGTCTATACGCAATAACCGACGAGAAGGTTCTGCCTAATGCTCAACTGATCACCAAGGTGAGGGAGGTTCTTGAGGCGGGAGCCGGATTTCTTCAGCTTCGATTCAAAAAGACTCCGGCTGATGAGCGGCTGAGGCTGGGCCAGGAGATCAGGGCACTCACGAGGGAATATAACTCCTTGCTCATAGTCAACGATTCGCCCCAGCTTGCCAATGCGATCGAAGCCGACGGCGTGCATCTGGGTGCGGATGATCCACAAGTCCCTCAAGCGCGGGGAATCCTGGGCAAGGATGCAATCATCGGTGTCTCATGCTACGAGGATATGGATCTCGTAAAACGTTGGACTCCTGAAGATATCTCCTACATCGGTCTATCAAGCCCCTATCCTTCGACAACCAAGCATAAGGAAGTGGTACCACTGGATAAGTTCAAGGAACTGGTTGCCGCAAGCCGCCTGCCTTGCTATGCGATCGGAGGGATCGCGCCCGAGAGGGTAGGGGAGATGCTAGATGCAGGATGTTACGGGGTGGCGGTGATCTCGGCTGTCTTTGGTGCCGGAAACCCTGCTTATGAGACGAAAAGGTTCCTTGCCGAGTTGGATCGTCTCAATTGGTAG
- a CDS encoding serine hydroxymethyltransferase (catalyzes the reaction of glycine with 5,10-methylenetetrahydrofolate to form L-serine and tetrahydrofolate), protein MYSKELYKTDPEIFAAIHNETVREHAGLELIASENFVSEAVLAALGSVLTNKYAEGYPYKWDKETDEIDYSKYGRYYGGCEFIDEAEKLAIERARELFGADHVNVQAHSGTTANMTAYFALAEPGDTLLGLNLSHGGHLSHGHPINFSGRFFKVVQYEVDPETEQINFDTLLKLAREAKPKMIVAGASAYPRTMYFDKFREIADDVGAYLIADIAHIAGLIAAKLHISSIPYADITTTTTHKTLRGPRGAIIMCKKEHAKTVDKVSFPGMQGGPLEHVIAAKAVAFKEALSEEFVLYQRQIVANAKALAEELTKRGYRMVAGGTDTHLMLVDLRPKGVTGRKAERRLERAGITCNRNTIPYDPEKPFIASGIRLGTPALATRGMKEPEMAKVAELIDEVISNIEDEEVYPRVKAKVRELCESFPLYAERRKEYGSISAQGE, encoded by the coding sequence ATGTACTCGAAAGAGTTGTATAAAACTGATCCGGAAATCTTTGCCGCTATTCACAATGAGACAGTTCGTGAGCACGCCGGTCTGGAGCTGATCGCATCGGAAAACTTCGTATCCGAGGCGGTGCTTGCCGCCCTTGGGTCGGTACTTACAAACAAGTACGCCGAGGGCTATCCCTACAAGTGGGATAAGGAGACAGACGAGATTGACTATTCCAAGTACGGACGCTACTACGGCGGATGCGAGTTCATTGACGAGGCGGAGAAGCTTGCGATCGAGCGTGCCAGAGAGCTTTTTGGCGCAGACCACGTGAACGTTCAGGCGCACTCCGGCACCACAGCCAACATGACCGCCTACTTCGCCCTGGCAGAGCCTGGCGATACACTCCTTGGACTCAACCTTTCACACGGCGGGCACCTCTCGCACGGCCATCCCATAAACTTCTCAGGAAGATTCTTCAAGGTGGTGCAGTACGAGGTTGATCCCGAAACCGAGCAGATCAACTTCGACACGTTGCTCAAACTCGCCCGTGAGGCAAAGCCGAAGATGATCGTTGCCGGTGCTTCTGCATATCCAAGAACCATGTACTTTGATAAGTTCCGCGAGATTGCCGACGATGTGGGAGCCTATCTTATTGCGGATATCGCCCACATCGCAGGCCTGATTGCTGCCAAGCTGCACATCTCCTCCATTCCCTATGCGGATATCACCACCACCACCACTCACAAGACGCTTCGTGGGCCGCGCGGCGCGATCATCATGTGCAAGAAGGAACACGCAAAGACCGTGGACAAGGTCAGCTTCCCGGGCATGCAGGGCGGTCCGCTGGAGCACGTGATTGCTGCCAAGGCCGTGGCGTTCAAGGAGGCGTTAAGCGAGGAGTTCGTTCTCTATCAGAGGCAGATCGTGGCCAACGCCAAGGCCCTTGCTGAGGAATTAACCAAGCGTGGCTACCGGATGGTGGCAGGCGGGACAGACACCCATCTCATGCTGGTGGATTTGCGTCCCAAGGGCGTGACCGGGCGCAAGGCCGAACGCAGGCTGGAGCGTGCAGGCATCACCTGCAACCGCAACACCATACCATACGATCCTGAAAAGCCCTTCATCGCTTCAGGCATCAGATTGGGAACCCCGGCACTTGCCACTCGTGGGATGAAGGAGCCTGAGATGGCAAAGGTGGCAGAACTTATAGATGAGGTCATCTCCAACATCGAAGACGAAGAGGTTTATCCTCGCGTAAAAGCAAAGGTCCGCGAGCTCTGCGAGAGCTTCCCACTCTATGCGGAGCGTCGTAAGGAGTATGGAAGTATCTCAGCTCAGGGAGAGTGA
- a CDS encoding phosphopyruvate hydratase, which yields MMSILDLVGREVLDSRGNPTVEVECILEDGSSGRAMVPSGASRGELEALDLRDGDANRYGGKGVLKAVGNVNTLIRKALVGEIPFDQRLIDGILLDLDGTENKQKLGANAILGASLAVAKAAAESLGLPLYRYLGGIVGYTMPVPLLNVINGGAHATNNLEFQEFMLVSAGFTSFAEAIRAGAEIYHALKRELVDAGVDAGIGDEGGFAPNLADTEEAIGLMVKAVEKAGYKPGEQIFLALDVAASQFYTDGRYLLGERSLSAEEMIDLYEDLLERYPLVSIEDGLAETDWDGWKLLTTSLGDRVQLVGDDIFVTNPEILSRGIEQGVANSLLVKPNQIGTLSETLDAIRLAQDAGYSTILSHRSGETEDVSIAHLAVAANVSQIKSGAPTRSERVAKYNELLRIEEETGARFFGSRLFT from the coding sequence ATGATGAGTATTCTTGATCTTGTTGGCCGTGAGGTTCTTGATTCCCGGGGCAACCCTACAGTTGAGGTAGAGTGTATCCTGGAGGACGGCTCTTCGGGCAGGGCTATGGTTCCTTCAGGTGCATCCAGGGGCGAGCTTGAGGCGCTTGATCTTCGTGACGGAGATGCGAACCGCTACGGCGGCAAGGGTGTTCTTAAGGCGGTCGGTAACGTAAACACCCTGATCCGCAAGGCTCTGGTGGGAGAGATTCCCTTTGACCAGCGGTTGATTGACGGCATCCTTCTCGATCTTGACGGAACCGAAAACAAGCAAAAGCTGGGCGCAAACGCGATTCTCGGCGCCTCACTTGCGGTTGCAAAGGCGGCTGCTGAGAGCCTCGGCCTCCCTCTATATCGGTATCTTGGTGGTATAGTCGGTTACACCATGCCTGTTCCGCTCCTCAACGTGATCAACGGAGGAGCGCACGCAACCAACAACCTCGAATTTCAGGAGTTCATGCTGGTCTCTGCAGGATTTACGAGCTTTGCCGAGGCGATTCGTGCCGGTGCCGAGATCTACCATGCGCTCAAAAGGGAGCTTGTGGATGCAGGTGTGGATGCTGGAATCGGTGATGAGGGAGGTTTTGCCCCCAATCTTGCCGATACCGAAGAGGCAATAGGGCTGATGGTCAAGGCGGTCGAGAAGGCAGGTTATAAGCCAGGTGAGCAGATATTTTTAGCACTCGACGTAGCCGCAAGCCAGTTCTACACCGACGGTCGTTATCTCCTGGGTGAGCGTTCGTTGAGTGCCGAGGAGATGATAGATCTATACGAAGATCTCCTGGAACGCTACCCCCTTGTCTCGATAGAAGACGGACTTGCTGAGACCGACTGGGACGGTTGGAAGCTTCTTACAACAAGCCTTGGTGATCGTGTTCAGCTTGTGGGTGATGATATTTTCGTTACCAACCCTGAGATCCTTTCCCGCGGCATAGAGCAAGGAGTGGCTAACTCGTTGTTGGTGAAGCCGAACCAGATAGGCACGCTTTCGGAGACCCTGGACGCCATCCGCCTGGCGCAGGATGCAGGTTACAGCACCATTCTTTCTCATCGTTCGGGTGAGACCGAGGATGTGAGCATAGCCCACCTTGCGGTGGCCGCTAACGTATCTCAGATCAAGAGCGGTGCACCGACGCGCTCGGAACGGGTGGCCAAGTACAACGAACTTTTAAGGATCGAAGAAGAGACCGGTGCTCGCTTCTTTGGATCCAGACTCTTCACATGA
- a CDS encoding amidophosphoribosyltransferase, protein MCGIVGIISQDRDVGYDLYEALLTLQHRGQDAAGIATYDGILHLKKGIGLVQRVFNRKNLSRLRGTVGIGQTRYPTIGRGSPEDSQPFYVNYPYGVAMVHNGNVINFLALKEELQRVHRRKLNSTSDVEAILNVFADELVHKGSSVFSLDDLFDAVAGVFRRVQGTYSVVAMLGDGSLLAFRDPLGIRPLVMGRKDAVTAFASETVTFDFLGFESLGDVAPGEAVHVSADGKETRRQIAEPDHHPCIFEWVYFARPDSVIEGIGVLEARRRLGEALARRCREVGIEPEVVVPVPDTGRPAALALTEATGWRLSEGLIRNRYIQRTFIMPTQTKRRSSVRQKFNPVRSELAGRKVLLVDDTIVRGNTSLELIKLLRQAGPSEVYYAVYGSTLRSPCIYGIDMATRDEFIAKDHPEEEIERLIGADRLIYQAYDDMVAAVAGGRKMNFCTACFSGKYPTPVTDADLDQIAAERNSAKPYPRT, encoded by the coding sequence ATGTGTGGGATCGTCGGCATAATCAGTCAGGATCGTGATGTCGGATACGATCTTTACGAGGCGCTTTTGACCCTTCAGCATCGAGGTCAGGATGCGGCAGGGATTGCAACCTACGACGGCATTCTGCATCTGAAGAAGGGAATCGGTTTGGTTCAGCGTGTCTTCAATCGTAAGAACCTTTCTCGTTTGCGCGGTACGGTCGGGATTGGCCAGACGCGATACCCTACTATAGGTCGTGGGTCGCCGGAGGACTCCCAGCCCTTCTACGTTAACTACCCCTACGGGGTGGCCATGGTGCATAACGGTAACGTTATCAACTTCCTTGCCCTTAAAGAGGAGCTGCAGAGGGTGCATCGCAGGAAGCTGAACTCCACAAGCGACGTTGAGGCCATACTTAACGTCTTCGCCGACGAGCTGGTGCATAAAGGTTCGTCCGTCTTCTCCCTTGACGATCTCTTCGATGCGGTGGCCGGTGTATTCCGAAGGGTGCAAGGGACGTACTCGGTTGTGGCCATGCTCGGCGACGGCAGTCTCTTAGCCTTCCGTGACCCCCTGGGTATCCGTCCGCTCGTGATGGGCAGAAAGGATGCTGTGACGGCGTTCGCCTCGGAGACGGTTACCTTTGATTTCTTGGGATTTGAAAGCCTGGGCGATGTGGCGCCTGGAGAGGCGGTTCATGTAAGTGCGGACGGAAAAGAGACACGCCGTCAGATTGCCGAACCGGATCATCATCCCTGCATCTTTGAGTGGGTCTACTTTGCCAGGCCCGACTCGGTCATCGAGGGTATAGGTGTGCTTGAGGCACGCAGACGTCTGGGTGAGGCGTTGGCAAGGCGATGCCGCGAGGTGGGGATCGAGCCCGAGGTGGTAGTTCCTGTTCCTGATACCGGGCGTCCCGCCGCCCTGGCTTTGACTGAGGCAACGGGTTGGCGTCTTTCCGAGGGACTGATCCGGAACCGCTACATCCAGCGTACCTTCATCATGCCTACCCAGACCAAGCGCCGTTCCTCTGTTCGCCAAAAGTTCAACCCTGTTCGTAGCGAACTGGCAGGGAGGAAGGTTCTTCTGGTTGACGATACCATCGTCCGTGGGAACACCTCGCTTGAGCTTATCAAGCTTCTGCGTCAGGCCGGGCCATCGGAGGTCTACTATGCGGTATACGGCTCAACTCTGCGTTCGCCCTGCATTTACGGGATCGACATGGCTACCCGTGACGAGTTCATCGCCAAGGATCACCCCGAGGAAGAGATCGAACGTTTGATAGGCGCCGATCGGTTGATCTACCAGGCCTACGATGACATGGTAGCCGCGGTTGCAGGCGGCAGGAAGATGAACTTCTGCACCGCCTGTTTTTCGGGCAAATACCCCACCCCGGTAACCGACGCCGATCTCGATCAGATCGCGGCGGAGCGCAACTCTGCCAAACCTTATCCCAGAACGTGA